A window of Puniceicoccus vermicola contains these coding sequences:
- a CDS encoding helix-turn-helix domain-containing protein → MFRSDSHPHDPTMLFADEFHRRSGYRTFRPQGSGDWLLITTISGAGEFWIGEHRHELPPGRVVLFAAGAVQDYRTDMRGDHWNLIWAHFLPRPEWIPWLSRWPTVGLKTHALDFHSKEIEKRFLAAMRRTARLLRKPLERTLDFARNAFEEALLWAEEARLDGGWAQVDARVLAAMEDMAAHTEETFSIEVLAERAGISTSRLVHLFKAETGIFPRCYWERQQMERARQILSRTDATVAETAFSCGYEDPYYFSRRFKKLMGTSPVEWKRLRRGFDISRE, encoded by the coding sequence ATGTTTAGGTCCGACTCGCATCCTCATGATCCTACGATGCTGTTCGCCGACGAATTTCATCGCAGGAGCGGCTACCGAACGTTTCGGCCTCAGGGGAGCGGGGATTGGTTGTTGATTACCACGATTTCCGGTGCAGGCGAGTTCTGGATTGGTGAACACCGGCACGAACTTCCCCCAGGTCGAGTGGTGCTTTTTGCAGCAGGGGCGGTCCAGGATTATCGGACGGACATGCGAGGCGACCACTGGAATTTGATTTGGGCCCATTTTCTTCCGCGCCCCGAATGGATTCCATGGCTAAGTCGATGGCCGACGGTTGGACTCAAAACGCATGCATTGGACTTTCATTCTAAGGAGATCGAGAAACGCTTTTTAGCGGCCATGAGACGGACCGCCCGTCTGCTTCGCAAGCCGTTGGAGCGAACCCTAGATTTCGCGAGAAACGCTTTTGAAGAAGCACTGCTATGGGCGGAGGAGGCGAGATTGGACGGAGGATGGGCTCAGGTGGATGCTCGCGTCCTAGCTGCGATGGAAGACATGGCGGCTCATACAGAGGAAACCTTTTCGATTGAAGTGCTTGCGGAACGTGCCGGGATCTCGACTTCACGTTTGGTGCATTTATTTAAAGCAGAAACCGGCATATTCCCTCGTTGCTATTGGGAACGGCAGCAGATGGAGAGGGCTCGACAGATCCTGAGCCGTACGGATGCGACCGTTGCTGAGACGGCCTTTAGTTGTGGGTATGAAGATCCCTACTATTTTTCGCGACGCTTTAAGAAATTGATGGGGACTTCTCC